Proteins from one Pseudarthrobacter sp. BIM B-2242 genomic window:
- a CDS encoding 2Fe-2S iron-sulfur cluster-binding protein, whose product MSTNTLTVVDREGQQHAVAWEPEQSLMEALRDNDLPVLASCGGTASCATCHVFLDGDIVTSLGERSEDEAELLVDAEGFSEDCSRLSCQVTFEDRLNGMTVTLAPEE is encoded by the coding sequence ATGAGCACCAACACCCTGACCGTAGTGGACCGCGAAGGCCAGCAGCATGCCGTGGCGTGGGAGCCGGAGCAAAGCCTGATGGAGGCCCTGCGGGACAACGACCTCCCTGTCCTGGCGTCCTGCGGCGGAACAGCCTCCTGCGCCACCTGCCATGTCTTCCTGGACGGCGACATCGTCACAAGCCTCGGCGAACGGAGCGAGGACGAGGCCGAGCTGCTGGTGGACGCCGAAGGCTTCAGCGAGGACTGCTCGCGGCTGTCCTGCCAGGTCACGTTTGAAGACCGGCTGAACGGTATGACCGTCACCCTCGCGCCCGAAGAGTAA